The following proteins are co-located in the Cryptosporangium phraense genome:
- a CDS encoding transglycosylase domain-containing protein: MGKRGKDRRVKLFAIALCGLLTGIVVAAAAFPVVAVTGLTAKSASDEFENLPSDLATPPLPQTSYLVASDGSPITSFYAENRTPVSISEIPQKMQDAIVAAEDARFYKHNGIDAPGIIRAFVRNQQAGDIQQGASTLTQQYVRNVLSYAANTATERKIATEDTVGRKVREARYAIALEKQLTKQQIIERYLNIAFYGNGGYGIGSAAQRYFSKTPEQLTLPEAAMLAGMVRSPTSYDPISGDAEAAKTRRNYVLTRMADLGYITRTEANEAIATDLVLHPKKPQGSCVNGNPLYGFYCDWFLDWWKSNPAFGRNRTEREQNLKTGGYKIVTSLDPATQRAAQKAVDEQVSRSSNFATGVVVEQPGTGRVTAMAINRTYSLKKNPGGKSAPNTVNPLLTGTNVSPGYQAGSTFKLFTLAAALEKGYPLGTKIYSPSRIKTQFRNATGPVACDGDYWCPKNAAARMAGTHTMWSGFGESVNTYFVQLEERVGVKNAVNMAERLGVTFRSSADYDQRTAVQSNPNAWGSFTLGTALVTPLDMATAYATIAARGKRCDPTPLLSLADRNGRQIAFGNPTCKQVLAPDIADAVADAARCPVGDSAAGGCARNNGVTAARVGGAFVRPIAGKSGTTDENKAAWFVGFTPNLAAAVFFSDPDNPSKRPVPNYRVPASVFIKTMQTALSTVPPKNFVGPSTLRKYGADGSPPTLKSDPSVGGGPVDPDQQRRDRDRERSRDRDRERDRDQQGGDDEEEDDTRTTNTPTPR, encoded by the coding sequence ATGGGGAAGCGGGGCAAAGACCGGCGAGTCAAACTTTTCGCGATTGCCCTATGTGGACTCCTGACCGGGATCGTGGTCGCGGCCGCCGCCTTCCCGGTCGTCGCGGTCACCGGGCTCACCGCGAAGTCGGCCTCGGACGAGTTCGAGAACCTGCCCAGCGACCTGGCCACCCCGCCGCTACCGCAGACGTCGTACCTGGTGGCCTCGGACGGCTCGCCGATCACGTCGTTCTACGCCGAGAACCGCACGCCGGTGTCGATCTCCGAGATCCCGCAGAAGATGCAGGACGCGATCGTCGCGGCCGAGGACGCCCGGTTCTACAAGCACAACGGCATCGACGCGCCCGGCATCATCCGGGCGTTCGTCCGCAACCAGCAGGCCGGTGACATCCAGCAGGGTGCCTCGACGCTGACCCAGCAGTACGTCCGGAACGTGCTGTCGTACGCGGCGAACACCGCCACCGAACGGAAGATCGCCACCGAGGACACGGTCGGCCGGAAGGTCCGCGAGGCCCGGTACGCGATCGCGCTGGAGAAGCAGCTCACCAAGCAGCAGATCATCGAGCGGTACCTGAACATCGCGTTCTACGGCAACGGCGGCTACGGCATCGGCTCGGCCGCCCAGCGGTACTTCTCCAAGACGCCCGAGCAGCTGACGCTCCCCGAGGCCGCGATGCTGGCCGGCATGGTCCGCAGCCCCACGTCGTACGACCCGATCAGCGGCGACGCGGAGGCGGCGAAGACGCGCCGGAACTACGTGCTGACCCGGATGGCCGACCTCGGCTACATCACCCGCACCGAGGCCAACGAGGCCATCGCGACCGACCTCGTGCTGCACCCGAAGAAGCCCCAGGGCTCGTGCGTCAACGGGAACCCGCTCTACGGTTTCTACTGCGACTGGTTCCTGGACTGGTGGAAGTCGAACCCCGCGTTCGGGCGCAACCGCACCGAGCGCGAGCAGAACCTGAAGACCGGCGGGTACAAGATCGTCACCTCGCTCGACCCGGCCACCCAGCGGGCCGCCCAGAAGGCGGTCGACGAGCAGGTCAGCCGGTCGAGCAACTTCGCCACCGGCGTCGTCGTCGAGCAGCCCGGCACCGGGCGGGTCACCGCGATGGCGATCAACCGCACGTACAGCCTGAAGAAGAACCCGGGCGGCAAGTCGGCCCCGAACACCGTCAACCCGCTGCTCACCGGCACCAACGTCTCCCCCGGCTACCAGGCCGGTTCGACGTTCAAGCTGTTCACGCTGGCCGCGGCGCTGGAGAAGGGCTATCCGCTCGGCACGAAGATCTACTCGCCGTCGCGGATCAAGACCCAGTTCCGGAACGCCACCGGCCCGGTGGCCTGCGACGGCGACTACTGGTGCCCGAAGAACGCGGCCGCCCGGATGGCCGGCACCCACACGATGTGGTCCGGCTTCGGCGAGTCCGTGAACACGTACTTCGTCCAGCTGGAGGAACGCGTCGGGGTGAAGAACGCGGTCAACATGGCCGAGCGGCTCGGCGTGACGTTCCGCTCCAGCGCCGACTACGACCAGCGCACCGCGGTGCAGTCCAACCCGAACGCCTGGGGCTCGTTCACGCTGGGAACGGCGCTGGTCACCCCGCTCGACATGGCGACCGCCTACGCGACGATCGCGGCCCGGGGCAAGCGCTGCGACCCGACCCCGCTGCTCTCGCTGGCCGACCGCAACGGACGTCAGATCGCGTTCGGCAACCCGACCTGCAAGCAGGTGCTCGCGCCCGACATCGCCGACGCGGTGGCCGACGCCGCCCGCTGCCCGGTGGGCGACAGCGCGGCCGGCGGCTGCGCCCGGAACAACGGCGTGACCGCGGCCCGGGTCGGCGGGGCGTTCGTCCGGCCGATCGCCGGGAAGTCCGGCACCACCGACGAGAACAAGGCGGCCTGGTTCGTCGGCTTCACCCCGAACCTCGCCGCCGCGGTGTTCTTCTCCGACCCCGACAACCCGTCCAAACGTCCGGTGCCGAACTACCGGGTGCCGGCGTCGGTGTTCATCAAGACGATGCAGACCGCGCTGAGCACGGTGCCGCCGAAGAACTTCGTCGGCCCCTCCACGCTGCGCAAGTACGGCGCCGACGGGTCCCCGCCGACGCTGAAGAGCGACCCGAGCGTCGGTGGCGGTCCGGTCGATCCCGATCAGCAGCGGCGCGACCGCGACCGCGAGCGGTCCCGAGACCGTGACCGTGAGCGTGATCGCGACCAACAGGGCGGCGACGACGAGGAAGAAGACGACACCCGGACGACGAACACCCCGACTCCACGGTGA